A genomic window from Parasteatoda tepidariorum isolate YZ-2023 chromosome 10, CAS_Ptep_4.0, whole genome shotgun sequence includes:
- the LOC107443524 gene encoding zinc finger protein 271 encodes MSASNSSHLLNLTVPTDEKHSCSMYNKSFSKKDNLSKHLPVHTVEKPYSCNLCNKTFPQRSLLTRHSYVHTGEKPFSCSICNKSFSQKAQLSRHFAIHTGEKPFSCGICNKSFAEMRDLTVHSRVHTGEKLFSCSLCNKSFSGKGTLRRHYLTHTGEKPYSCSVCNKSFSYKCDLTKHSHTHTGEKPFSCSICNKSFSLSRYLTEHSHVHTGKKPFSCSICNKSFTRSNYLTKHHCANTG; translated from the coding sequence ATGAGTGCCTCTAATAGCAGCCACTTACTCAATCTTACTGTTCCGACTGATGAAAAACATTCTTGTAGTATGTATAATAAAAGTTTCtcaaaaaaggataatttaagTAAGCACTTACCTGTTCATACTGtagaaaaaccttattcttgtaacTTGTGTAATAAGACCTTTCCACAGAGGAGTCTCCTGACTCGGCACAGTtatgttcatactggtgaaaaacctttttcttgcagtatatgtaataagagctTTTCGCAAAAAGCTCAATTAAGTAGACACTTTGCTATTCATACTGgagaaaaacctttttcttgtggcatatgtaataagagttttgcAGAGATGCGTGACCTGACTGTTCACAgccgtgttcatactggtgaaaaacttttttcttgtagtttgtgtaataagagtttttcaggGAAGGGAACACTAAGGAGACACTATCTCactcatactggtgagaaaccttattcttgtagcgtatgtaataagagtttttcataTAAGTGTGATCTAACTAAACACAGTCATactcatactggtgagaaacctttttcttgtagtatatgtaataagagctTTTCACTGAGTCGCTATCTGACTGAGCACAGTCATGTTCATACGGGTAAAAAACCTTTCTCGTGCAGTATTTGTAATAAGAGCTTTACACGGAGTAACTATCTCACAAAGCACCATTGTGCTAATACTGGTTAG